In the genome of Solibacillus silvestris, one region contains:
- a CDS encoding peptide chain release factor 3, with protein MTLEQDILARRTFAIISHPDAGKTTITEKLLLFGGAIRDAGTVKGKKSGKFATSDWMEIEKQRGISVTSSVMQFDYSDCRVNILDTPGHQDFSEDTYRTLMAVDSAVMVVDAAKGIEAQTLKLFKVCKMRGIPIFTFINKLDRQGKEPLELIEELEEVLGINAYPMNWPIGMGKEFLGIYDRYNKRIEQFRVEEGDRYLPLDEDGHLAIDNDMKKTSYYSQAIDDIELLNEAGNAYSEDKIARGELTPVFFGSALTNFGVQTFLDTYLKFAPIPQPRITEDEQFIDPVEHGEFSGFIFKIQANMNPAHRDRIAFVRIVSGKFERGMNMTLSRTGKSFKVTQSTQFLADDRETVNEAVAGDIIGLYDTGTYQIGDTVVGGKKTFNFEKLPQFTPEIFMKVSAKNVMKGKQFQKGVLQLVQEGAIQYFKTMHTEEVILGAVGQLQFEVFQHRMINEYNVEVIMQPIGSKIARWIENEEDVKDSMHSQRSMLVKDRFDNKVFLFENEFAMRWFSEKNENIQLYSLL; from the coding sequence ATGACTTTAGAACAAGATATATTAGCGCGTCGTACATTCGCCATCATCAGTCACCCGGATGCCGGTAAAACGACGATTACAGAAAAGCTACTATTATTCGGTGGTGCGATTCGTGACGCAGGAACAGTAAAAGGTAAAAAATCAGGAAAGTTTGCAACATCTGACTGGATGGAAATCGAGAAACAACGTGGGATTTCGGTTACATCTTCTGTAATGCAGTTCGATTATTCAGATTGCCGTGTAAATATTCTGGATACACCTGGGCACCAAGACTTCTCGGAAGATACGTACCGTACGTTAATGGCTGTAGACTCGGCTGTCATGGTAGTCGATGCAGCTAAAGGGATCGAGGCACAAACATTAAAGCTATTCAAAGTTTGTAAAATGCGCGGTATTCCTATTTTTACGTTTATCAACAAATTGGACCGTCAAGGGAAAGAGCCATTAGAGCTTATCGAAGAATTAGAAGAAGTGCTTGGCATTAACGCGTACCCAATGAACTGGCCAATTGGTATGGGGAAAGAATTCCTTGGAATTTACGACCGTTACAACAAACGTATCGAACAGTTCCGTGTAGAAGAAGGTGACCGCTACTTACCACTTGATGAAGACGGGCATTTAGCCATTGACAACGATATGAAAAAAACATCGTACTATTCACAAGCTATCGATGATATCGAACTTTTAAATGAAGCTGGTAATGCGTATTCAGAGGATAAAATTGCACGTGGTGAATTGACACCTGTATTTTTCGGTTCTGCATTAACGAACTTCGGTGTTCAGACATTCCTTGATACGTATTTAAAATTTGCACCGATTCCTCAGCCTCGTATTACAGAAGATGAGCAATTTATCGATCCTGTAGAGCATGGCGAGTTTTCTGGCTTCATTTTTAAAATTCAAGCGAATATGAATCCGGCTCACCGTGACCGTATCGCATTCGTGCGTATCGTATCGGGTAAATTTGAGCGCGGTATGAATATGACACTTTCACGTACAGGTAAATCTTTCAAAGTAACACAGTCAACACAGTTCCTTGCAGATGATCGTGAAACAGTAAATGAAGCGGTTGCAGGTGACATTATCGGTCTTTATGATACAGGGACGTATCAAATCGGGGATACAGTAGTCGGCGGTAAGAAAACATTTAACTTTGAAAAACTACCTCAATTCACACCTGAAATTTTCATGAAAGTTTCGGCGAAAAACGTAATGAAAGGGAAGCAATTCCAAAAAGGTGTGCTTCAATTAGTACAAGAAGGTGCAATTCAGTATTTCAAAACAATGCATACTGAAGAAGTAATCCTTGGTGCGGTTGGTCAATTACAGTTTGAAGTATTCCAGCACCGAATGATTAACGAATACAACGTGGAAGTAATTATGCAGCCGATTGGCAGTAAGATTGCACGTTGGATTGAAAATGAAGAAGATGTGAAAGATTCAATGCACTCTCAACGTTCAATGCTTGTAAAAGACCGTTTCGATAATAAAGTATTCTTATTCGAAAATGAATTTGCAATGCGTTGGTTCTCAGAGAAGAACGAAAACATTCAGTTATACAGCTTGTTATAA
- a CDS encoding cation transporter: protein MNISKFSIKRPVFTIVSMIFVLILGAVSLFKIPVTLIPDLNPPIGVVVTSYPGASPIEVNEKVTKPLEASLATLPGIKRVQSTSLESSNLIILEFDWSTSMDDVQTDILQRIDLVPLPEDAGKPSFLKFDPSQFPVIQMALAAENEEVDIRQIAESLEQELQRTEGVASVTVSGEIVEEVQIELDAGKLEENNLTQNDVMQIIQASNISMPGAELSTNENQLLTTRVVSLFTSPEEIANVALSVNPLTGEAIKVKDIATVERKEQETNTITRANDQQAVLISVLQESGANTANVSETFQKELGQLLDEPQYDGVDATILFDQGDYVRLAIGNISSSLIFGGLFAMLVLFVFLSGIKSPLIIGIAIPYSVIVTFVLMFFADFSLNIMTLGALALGIGMLVDNAIVVIENIERHLELGENPKEAAANGTKEVALAITASTVTTIAVFVPVIFISGLIGQIFVEFALTISFSLIASLFVALTVVPMLASRFLRTKPSNVVKKRQDSWLYRNYTKILKWGLSRRALILSITIVLVGISGFMVYKTGTEFLPPTDEGFVSLSVELPNSATVEKTEQIVSEIEEMAKQYEEVDVVVSLIGGNQQSLSRGTSEQNEGEISVKLVELSERDRSIFEFVELFEKQVQQQIGERAEVNFSLSSSSGSTPNSLTFRVTDSNESQLKETVASIQQRIAKIDSVTEVTTDLDEVQEEIQIEVNRDNALQYGLMPAQIAQTVNMMTRGAFTTQIIAEDGEVLGVYTGFGKAYREDVEALKTMKLRTNAGVFVELQQLASVEIKETQTAIRRSDQASAVAVFVKYNTSESLSGISKKVDNAIEEEGIPATSKVVFGGDRELFDSAKQDMILAILLAVILIYLVMGAQFESFKLPFVMMFSVPLTVIGVAVSLFVTNTLLGVTAIIGILILVGIVVNNGIVLIDYINQKRQLGLNITEAIITGAQDRMRPILMTALTTILGLVPLALGIGEGTEMNQPMAIVVIGGLVSSTVLTLFIVPIIYSLIEKEAKE, encoded by the coding sequence ATGAATATAAGTAAGTTTTCTATAAAACGCCCGGTTTTTACAATTGTTTCAATGATTTTTGTATTAATACTCGGTGCAGTTTCATTATTTAAAATTCCAGTTACGTTAATACCTGATTTAAATCCGCCGATTGGAGTTGTTGTGACAAGCTATCCGGGTGCAAGTCCGATTGAAGTAAACGAAAAAGTGACAAAGCCGCTTGAAGCTTCGCTGGCGACATTGCCGGGGATTAAACGAGTGCAGTCGACATCGCTGGAAAGCTCGAACCTGATTATTTTGGAATTTGATTGGTCAACAAGTATGGATGATGTGCAAACCGACATATTACAGCGAATTGATCTTGTTCCACTTCCTGAAGATGCGGGGAAACCAAGCTTTTTGAAATTTGATCCTTCGCAATTTCCGGTCATCCAAATGGCGCTCGCAGCAGAAAATGAAGAAGTCGATATCCGTCAAATCGCTGAATCACTTGAACAGGAATTGCAGCGGACTGAAGGGGTGGCAAGTGTAACCGTTTCAGGTGAAATTGTAGAAGAAGTACAGATTGAGCTTGATGCCGGGAAGCTTGAGGAGAATAATTTGACGCAAAATGATGTGATGCAAATTATCCAGGCAAGCAATATTTCGATGCCGGGAGCTGAGCTAAGTACAAATGAGAATCAGCTGTTAACGACTCGAGTAGTCAGTTTATTTACAAGTCCGGAAGAAATAGCGAATGTTGCGCTTTCGGTCAACCCATTAACAGGTGAAGCAATAAAAGTTAAGGATATAGCGACTGTAGAACGCAAAGAACAGGAAACGAATACAATTACTCGAGCAAATGACCAACAGGCTGTCCTCATTTCGGTTTTGCAGGAGTCCGGGGCAAATACTGCAAATGTTTCCGAAACTTTTCAGAAGGAACTTGGTCAATTATTGGATGAGCCCCAGTATGATGGAGTTGATGCAACAATTTTATTTGATCAAGGGGATTATGTTCGCTTAGCAATTGGTAATATTAGCTCCTCGCTTATTTTTGGCGGGCTATTTGCGATGCTTGTGCTTTTCGTCTTTTTATCCGGAATAAAAAGTCCGCTTATTATTGGCATTGCGATTCCGTATTCGGTTATCGTAACCTTTGTACTTATGTTTTTTGCGGACTTTTCTTTGAACATTATGACACTTGGTGCCCTTGCCCTTGGAATCGGGATGCTAGTGGATAATGCCATTGTTGTTATAGAAAATATTGAGCGACATTTAGAGCTTGGTGAGAATCCGAAAGAAGCGGCAGCCAATGGAACGAAGGAAGTAGCTTTAGCCATTACCGCTTCTACTGTCACGACGATTGCAGTTTTCGTACCGGTCATTTTTATAAGTGGGTTAATTGGTCAAATTTTTGTGGAATTCGCGTTAACGATTTCATTTAGCTTAATTGCCTCACTATTTGTGGCACTGACGGTTGTACCGATGCTGGCAAGCCGCTTCTTACGTACAAAGCCTTCGAATGTAGTAAAGAAGCGTCAAGATTCATGGCTGTACCGAAATTATACGAAAATACTTAAATGGGGCTTATCGAGACGAGCCCTTATTTTATCAATTACCATCGTCTTAGTCGGTATATCCGGCTTTATGGTATATAAAACAGGTACAGAGTTTTTGCCGCCGACTGATGAAGGATTCGTATCTTTGTCCGTTGAGCTTCCAAACAGTGCAACAGTTGAAAAAACAGAACAAATTGTTTCAGAAATCGAGGAGATGGCAAAGCAATATGAAGAAGTTGATGTAGTGGTCAGTTTAATTGGAGGGAATCAGCAATCTTTATCGCGGGGTACTAGTGAACAAAATGAAGGGGAGATTTCAGTTAAGCTCGTTGAATTATCGGAACGAGATCGCTCCATATTCGAGTTTGTTGAGCTTTTTGAAAAACAAGTGCAACAGCAGATCGGAGAGCGTGCAGAAGTGAATTTCTCGCTTTCATCTTCTTCAGGTTCAACACCGAACTCATTAACATTTCGCGTGACAGACAGCAATGAGTCTCAGCTGAAAGAAACGGTCGCTTCCATCCAGCAACGTATTGCAAAGATTGATTCGGTTACCGAGGTAACGACTGATTTGGATGAAGTTCAAGAGGAAATACAAATTGAAGTAAATCGTGATAATGCACTTCAATATGGGTTAATGCCCGCACAAATTGCTCAAACCGTCAATATGATGACACGAGGCGCATTTACAACACAGATCATTGCCGAAGATGGTGAAGTGCTAGGTGTATATACTGGATTCGGAAAAGCATACCGTGAAGATGTAGAAGCACTTAAAACGATGAAGCTTAGAACAAATGCGGGGGTGTTTGTCGAACTGCAGCAGCTGGCATCGGTTGAAATAAAAGAAACCCAAACGGCTATTCGAAGATCGGATCAGGCATCGGCCGTAGCCGTGTTTGTAAAATACAATACATCGGAGTCCCTTAGCGGCATTTCTAAGAAAGTGGATAATGCGATTGAAGAAGAAGGTATTCCTGCAACATCGAAAGTTGTTTTTGGTGGCGACCGTGAGCTTTTCGACAGTGCAAAACAAGATATGATACTGGCCATTCTGCTGGCTGTTATTCTTATTTATCTAGTAATGGGCGCTCAATTTGAATCCTTTAAGCTACCGTTTGTGATGATGTTCAGTGTTCCGCTTACGGTTATCGGTGTCGCTGTTTCTCTGTTTGTAACTAATACATTGCTCGGTGTTACAGCCATTATCGGCATCCTTATATTAGTGGGGATTGTTGTAAATAACGGCATTGTTCTTATTGATTATATTAATCAGAAACGACAGCTAGGATTAAATATAACCGAGGCCATTATTACGGGTGCCCAGGATCGAATGAGACCAATTTTGATGACGGCTTTAACGACTATTTTAGGTTTGGTACCATTGGCATTGGGAATTGGTGAAGGTACAGAAATGAATCAGCCAATGGCCATTGTCGTTATTGGAGGGCTGGTTAGTTCAACAGTTTTAACATTATTTATCGTACCGATCATTTACAGCCTGATTGAAAAGGAAGCAAAAGAATAG
- a CDS encoding ATP synthase has protein sequence MPFKKFEKRKITPFQILITYYSVAILISFLLLRLPGVHLEGVHVSFLDSLFTAVSAVSVTGLTTVTVAETYSSFGLAMILLILQFGAIGIMSIGTFLWLLFGKKIGMRERQLIMIDHNQYNLSGVVALIRQIAKLLFIIEFTGALILTVHFKRYFATWEESAINGLFASISATTNGGFDITGMSLQPFHHDYFIQFVCMILIFLGAIGFPVLIEVKAYLTKKDPAFRFSLFTKVTTFTYVALFVFGSVVIFIIESFQSFKGMRWHEAAFSAMFQSISTRSAGLTTYDVTSFNEATQLFMSALMFIGASPSSVGGGIRTTTFAIVILFLIAFSRGQSEIQIFNREIHLIDVYRSFAVLIFAIIMVLGAAMVLFITESSASMMEVIFEITSAFGTCGMSLGITGDLTAFGKMVIMVLMFVGRVGLISFLYSIGGSAKKKKYHYPKERIIIG, from the coding sequence ATGCCTTTTAAAAAATTCGAAAAGCGTAAAATTACGCCTTTCCAAATTTTAATCACTTATTATTCTGTAGCCATTTTAATTTCGTTTTTATTGCTGCGACTTCCGGGAGTCCATTTGGAAGGTGTACACGTATCATTTTTAGACAGTCTATTTACGGCGGTCAGTGCGGTTAGTGTAACGGGTTTAACGACCGTTACTGTTGCAGAAACATACAGTAGCTTTGGACTTGCCATGATTTTGCTTATTCTGCAATTCGGTGCGATTGGGATTATGTCCATCGGTACGTTTTTATGGCTGCTGTTTGGAAAGAAAATCGGCATGCGTGAACGTCAGCTTATTATGATTGACCATAATCAATATAATTTATCGGGTGTTGTTGCTTTGATTCGTCAAATAGCCAAGCTGCTGTTTATCATTGAATTTACAGGTGCCCTTATATTAACGGTACATTTTAAGCGTTATTTTGCGACATGGGAAGAATCGGCGATTAATGGATTGTTTGCGTCTATTTCTGCGACAACAAATGGAGGCTTTGATATTACGGGAATGAGTTTGCAGCCGTTTCATCACGACTATTTCATACAATTTGTTTGTATGATTTTAATCTTCCTCGGAGCGATCGGTTTTCCCGTATTAATTGAAGTGAAGGCCTATTTAACGAAAAAGGATCCGGCATTTCGCTTTAGCTTATTTACAAAGGTTACGACGTTTACGTATGTTGCCTTATTTGTTTTTGGTTCGGTCGTAATTTTTATTATCGAATCTTTTCAGTCCTTTAAAGGGATGCGATGGCATGAGGCTGCTTTTTCGGCTATGTTCCAATCGATTTCCACGAGGTCGGCTGGTTTAACAACCTATGATGTTACTTCATTCAACGAGGCGACACAGCTCTTTATGAGTGCACTAATGTTTATTGGGGCATCACCAAGCTCTGTCGGTGGGGGAATTCGTACCACGACATTTGCGATCGTTATTTTGTTTTTAATTGCATTTTCCCGCGGGCAGTCGGAAATTCAAATTTTTAACCGGGAGATTCATTTAATCGATGTATACCGTTCGTTTGCGGTGCTTATTTTTGCGATTATTATGGTGCTCGGCGCTGCGATGGTGCTGTTTATCACAGAATCCAGCGCCTCTATGATGGAAGTCATATTTGAAATTACATCAGCTTTCGGAACGTGCGGGATGTCGCTCGGCATAACGGGGGACTTAACGGCATTCGGAAAAATGGTCATTATGGTGCTCATGTTTGTAGGGCGAGTAGGGCTCATTTCTTTCCTGTATTCAATCGGAGGATCTGCCAAGAAGAAGAAGTACCATTACCCGAAGGAACGGATCATTATTGGGTAG
- a CDS encoding ATP synthase subunit J — protein sequence MKIFKESLNPSKILVMGFAILILVGAFLLTFPVATADGKGLPFLDALFTATSATCVTGLVVVDTEEAFSLFGELVILSLIQIGGLGFMTFATFLFTLLGKKISLKERILLKEAFNAASTLDIVKIVKRILIFTVIVEGIGAIILSIRFSFDMTIGKAIYFGFFHSISIFNNAGFDLMGGFKSLTEYVDDPFVVLTVCSLIVIGGLGFIVIHELYEYPVTHKISLHSKVVLFTTLMLIVGASILIFLFEYSNDKTLGPLSSTGKALGALFHSITPRTAGANTLPMADLTHATLFLTIFLMFIGGGSGSTAGGIKVSTFAVLMATAFSQLKGREDVVLFKRRIVMQSILKALTVAMSGIMIVVSVTFLLSITEPGHDFILYLFEATSAFGTVGLSMGLTPELSPFGRVLIILTMFVGRLGPLTLGFAISKRRKKEAYHYIKGNIMIG from the coding sequence ATGAAAATTTTCAAAGAGAGCCTTAATCCATCAAAAATACTTGTTATGGGATTTGCCATTTTAATCCTTGTAGGTGCATTTTTGTTGACTTTCCCGGTAGCTACAGCAGATGGTAAAGGACTTCCATTCCTAGATGCGTTATTTACAGCTACTTCTGCTACCTGCGTTACAGGTCTAGTGGTTGTAGATACCGAGGAGGCATTTTCACTGTTTGGTGAATTAGTGATCTTGTCGCTTATTCAAATTGGCGGTTTAGGATTTATGACGTTTGCAACCTTTTTATTTACTCTATTAGGAAAAAAAATCTCTTTAAAAGAAAGAATTTTATTAAAAGAAGCTTTTAATGCTGCTTCGACTCTTGATATCGTCAAAATAGTTAAAAGAATACTAATTTTTACTGTGATAGTAGAGGGTATTGGAGCTATCATATTATCGATTAGATTTTCATTTGATATGACGATTGGCAAAGCAATTTATTTTGGTTTTTTTCATTCAATTTCAATTTTTAATAATGCAGGCTTTGATTTAATGGGGGGATTTAAAAGTCTTACTGAATACGTTGACGATCCATTTGTAGTATTAACTGTTTGCTCTCTGATCGTTATAGGTGGCTTAGGTTTCATTGTCATACATGAATTATATGAATACCCTGTTACACATAAAATTTCATTACATTCAAAAGTTGTATTGTTTACAACACTAATGCTTATCGTTGGAGCATCCATCTTAATTTTCCTGTTTGAATATAGTAATGATAAAACATTGGGACCGTTGTCTTCCACAGGAAAAGCTCTAGGTGCCTTGTTCCATAGTATAACGCCAAGAACGGCGGGAGCAAATACATTACCAATGGCAGATTTGACTCATGCCACGCTATTTTTAACCATTTTCCTAATGTTTATCGGGGGAGGTTCAGGCTCGACTGCTGGAGGTATTAAAGTATCTACTTTTGCAGTTTTAATGGCAACAGCTTTTTCCCAGCTTAAAGGGAGAGAAGATGTGGTTTTATTTAAACGTCGTATTGTTATGCAAAGTATTCTAAAGGCACTTACTGTTGCGATGAGCGGCATCATGATCGTTGTAAGCGTCACCTTTTTGCTAAGCATCACAGAACCAGGTCATGACTTTATTCTATATTTATTTGAAGCAACTTCAGCATTTGGTACCGTGGGACTTTCTATGGGATTAACACCAGAGCTATCTCCATTTGGACGCGTTCTAATTATCTTAACAATGTTCGTAGGGAGATTAGGTCCGTTAACACTTGGATTTGCTATTTCCAAACGACGTAAAAAAGAAGCATATCACTATATAAAAGGGAACATAATGATTGGTTAA
- a CDS encoding potassium uptake system protein has product MAIKQYAVIGLGRFGTSVARRLHEAGQEVLGIDLVEEKVEAAEGYVTDAVIADSTEEKALTSLGITDFDCVIVAIGNDIQSSILTVVLLKNLGIQKIIAKALGKRHGQVLEAIGADWVIYPERDMGERVANQLLSPKLLNYIELSKNYNIEEITIPLRMAGKNLKELDIRAKFNVSIIAIVRNDDIIVSPSPEELLQPEDLLVTIGSRKDLAKFSSLE; this is encoded by the coding sequence ATGGCAATAAAACAATATGCTGTGATAGGTTTAGGGAGATTTGGAACGAGTGTTGCTAGAAGACTGCATGAAGCTGGGCAAGAAGTATTAGGAATCGATTTAGTTGAAGAAAAAGTCGAAGCTGCTGAAGGTTACGTAACAGATGCAGTGATTGCTGATTCGACGGAAGAAAAGGCTCTTACTTCATTAGGTATCACAGACTTTGATTGTGTAATTGTAGCAATAGGAAATGATATTCAATCCAGTATTTTAACGGTGGTACTCCTAAAAAATTTAGGAATTCAAAAAATTATTGCTAAGGCACTTGGTAAAAGGCATGGCCAGGTATTAGAGGCGATCGGCGCTGATTGGGTCATTTATCCGGAAAGAGATATGGGGGAACGAGTAGCCAATCAACTCCTCTCACCAAAGTTACTTAACTATATTGAACTCTCGAAAAATTACAATATTGAGGAAATTACAATTCCTTTAAGGATGGCCGGTAAAAATCTAAAAGAACTTGATATTCGTGCTAAATTTAATGTCAGTATTATTGCGATTGTTAGGAATGATGATATCATTGTTTCTCCTTCTCCAGAAGAGTTGCTTCAACCAGAAGATTTACTGGTCACCATAGGGAGTAGAAAAGACCTGGCAAAATTCTCAAGTTTAGAATGA
- a CDS encoding rubrerythrin family protein, translated as MQNSAFPSPTSNLISNLTKAINGEFTAIHFYEHLAKLAPTQEIQNRILEIRNDEMRHFQGFSNSYFSITGHYPTPQITEEMPNNFKQGVLGAFKDEQEAVEFYHLAARQAGNSYIAHQFQSNASDEQNHAVWFLYFMTHY; from the coding sequence TTGCAAAACTCTGCTTTTCCTTCACCAACCTCAAACTTAATTAGTAATTTAACAAAAGCGATCAATGGTGAATTCACGGCAATCCATTTTTATGAGCACTTAGCTAAACTCGCACCAACTCAAGAAATTCAAAACAGAATTCTTGAAATTCGAAATGATGAAATGAGACACTTTCAAGGCTTTTCTAATTCCTACTTCTCCATTACCGGCCATTATCCAACGCCTCAAATTACAGAAGAAATGCCAAATAACTTTAAACAAGGTGTATTAGGTGCATTTAAAGATGAACAAGAAGCTGTTGAATTTTACCATCTTGCTGCGAGACAAGCTGGGAATTCCTATATAGCACATCAATTTCAATCCAATGCATCAGATGAACAAAATCACGCAGTCTGGTTTTTATATTTCATGACCCATTATTAA
- a CDS encoding translation initiation factor 2: MNANKKEQSPDSQEIQIARLAFIGASIATLGDGIAAIAAGLALEALENSSNQGTQKSDSSPQSKDMQKQLDYLINELKQIKKMMK, from the coding sequence GTGAATGCCAATAAAAAAGAACAGTCTCCAGACTCTCAAGAAATTCAAATTGCCAGGCTTGCTTTTATTGGTGCATCCATCGCTACATTAGGTGATGGTATAGCTGCGATTGCTGCCGGTCTAGCGTTGGAGGCATTAGAAAACTCAAGTAACCAAGGCACTCAAAAATCCGATTCATCTCCACAGTCAAAAGACATGCAAAAACAGCTTGACTATTTAATTAATGAATTGAAACAGATTAAAAAAATGATGAAATAA
- a CDS encoding transposase has protein sequence MKFLLVISSIVVPLIMVLLRKKISKSAFIFNILAVIFVIIFGSIASTSIYQIIIDDAVFMTKIHGLFLNELFLISGAYIGVFTIYRLMILTLLEK, from the coding sequence TTGAAATTTTTATTGGTTATTTCAAGCATTGTTGTTCCGCTTATTATGGTCCTTCTAAGAAAGAAAATCAGCAAGTCAGCCTTTATTTTTAATATATTGGCTGTTATTTTTGTCATCATTTTCGGCAGTATTGCATCCACTTCAATTTATCAGATTATTATTGACGATGCTGTCTTTATGACAAAAATTCATGGTCTTTTTTTAAATGAACTCTTCTTAATTTCCGGCGCATATATCGGAGTATTTACTATTTACAGACTTATGATTCTCACATTGCTTGAAAAGTAG
- a CDS encoding B12-binding domain-containing radical SAM protein: MKIILSTLNAKYIHTNLAIRYLKAAALPEFDCELAEYTIKDPAFNIVSDLFQKKPDVVGFSCYIWNINETIAVIRMLKTVLPNVKIVLGGPEVSYDVHEWIRKHEEIDFIIMGEGEVSFKEMLRYFNGEIPLEKVPGICYLEEGKLKIHAQPPKIDLREIATPFRFEEDLPHLGKRIQYIETSRGCPFSCQFCLSSIEVGVRYFNREKIKEDIRYLMNNGAKTIKFVDRTFNISRSYAMEMFQFLIDEHQPGVVFQFEITADIMRPEVIQFLNDNAPKGLFRFEIGVQSTNDLTNDLVKRRQNFEKLTRTVTMVKEGGKIDQHLDLIAGLPEEDYSSFRKTFNDVFAMRPEELQLGFLKLLRGTGLRLEAEKYGYTYVDISPYEIFSNNVLTFDDIVRIKHAEDVLEKYWNAHRMDNTIEYLVTKVFETPFDFFQSFGTYWETKGWSRIGHQLEDLFRRLLEFLQTVEHADLEVITSLMKYDFLQGQQFQPRKLWWDDRLSDEEMKDVYTRIKEGPSLVGEEFEAMQITERELFKHSLIIPFHIDLENYEVGTPEKKTGYLFTYFRNGQQPYFNTFN, encoded by the coding sequence ATGAAAATTATATTAAGTACACTCAATGCAAAATATATTCATACAAATTTAGCGATCCGCTATTTAAAAGCAGCAGCACTACCTGAATTCGACTGTGAGCTTGCTGAATATACTATTAAAGACCCCGCTTTCAACATTGTATCAGACCTTTTCCAAAAGAAACCGGATGTTGTCGGATTCAGCTGTTATATTTGGAATATTAATGAGACGATTGCGGTAATTCGTATGCTAAAAACGGTATTGCCTAATGTCAAAATTGTATTAGGCGGTCCGGAAGTTTCCTATGATGTCCATGAATGGATTCGTAAACATGAAGAAATCGACTTCATTATTATGGGTGAAGGCGAAGTTTCATTTAAAGAAATGCTTCGCTACTTCAATGGTGAGATCCCACTCGAAAAGGTGCCGGGTATTTGCTATTTAGAAGAAGGAAAATTAAAAATTCATGCACAGCCACCGAAAATCGATTTGCGAGAAATTGCTACCCCTTTCCGATTTGAAGAAGATTTACCTCATCTAGGTAAACGGATTCAATATATTGAAACAAGCCGCGGCTGTCCTTTCAGCTGTCAATTCTGCTTATCATCTATAGAAGTCGGGGTTCGTTATTTCAATCGTGAGAAGATTAAAGAAGATATTCGTTACTTAATGAATAACGGGGCAAAAACGATTAAATTCGTAGACCGTACCTTTAATATTAGCCGCAGCTATGCGATGGAAATGTTCCAATTTTTAATTGATGAACATCAGCCAGGTGTCGTATTCCAGTTTGAAATTACAGCGGACATTATGCGTCCTGAGGTCATTCAATTTTTAAATGACAACGCACCGAAAGGGCTGTTCCGTTTTGAAATCGGTGTCCAGTCAACTAATGACCTAACAAACGATCTTGTAAAGCGTCGTCAAAACTTCGAAAAACTTACTCGTACTGTCACAATGGTAAAAGAAGGCGGCAAAATTGACCAGCACCTGGATTTAATTGCCGGATTGCCTGAAGAGGATTATTCGTCTTTCCGCAAAACATTTAATGATGTATTTGCGATGCGTCCAGAAGAGCTGCAGCTTGGCTTCTTGAAACTGCTGCGCGGGACAGGCTTACGGTTGGAAGCCGAAAAGTACGGCTACACATATGTTGATATTTCGCCTTATGAAATTTTTTCAAATAATGTATTAACATTCGATGATATTGTTCGTATTAAACATGCGGAAGACGTACTGGAAAAGTATTGGAATGCACATCGTATGGACAATACGATTGAATATTTAGTAACAAAAGTATTTGAAACGCCATTCGATTTCTTCCAAAGTTTCGGCACATACTGGGAAACAAAAGGCTGGTCACGTATTGGACATCAGCTAGAAGATTTATTCCGCCGTTTACTAGAATTCCTTCAAACGGTCGAGCATGCTGACTTAGAAGTGATTACAAGCTTAATGAAGTACGATTTCCTGCAAGGTCAACAGTTCCAGCCGCGTAAACTTTGGTGGGATGACCGTCTCTCTGATGAAGAGATGAAAGATGTCTATACGCGTATTAAAGAAGGCCCTTCCCTTGTAGGTGAGGAATTTGAAGCAATGCAAATTACTGAACGCGAATTATTCAAGCATTCATTAATTATTCCGTTCCACATCGATTTAGAAAATTACGAAGTCGGTACACCAGAAAAGAAAACAGGCTATTTATTCACATACTTCCGCAATGGACAACAGCCTTACTTCAACACATTCAATTAA